The Methanosphaera stadtmanae DSM 3091 genome includes a window with the following:
- a CDS encoding C1 family peptidase — protein MNKKILLTLLVIIMFFSISSVYAVDNSIDSSNTYSNLNTLKHTDTYQSSLIDNINENISSKTVEKEISVETKEKTEKSITKSDNKLNTNNYVVNKKSSDTQTKVDVISKDTSTKKVNKTLKTTDNYYFNASVTNDGDGSKDNPWKTINQLNFNKITNGSTVYISNGNYNVDNIDVNIDVNIIGENTNKTIIKGYNTYDEVFNFNKHTTITNITFTNSSTKVIYNTGTLELNNCIFKNNNITSYDACIKNNGKLTVNNCLFNNVSSQKSSVIYNSASNSINLYLKNSIFTNNNAYKGIVLLYGSCAQLYNTTFNNNKATIMAGCIYLEKSSMNVNLSTFINNSVLKGTGGVFYVYDSDLFVNNSIFSNNYALFGGVATFLNGSGDGEEITESKHNSTIINSSFTNNKVLYDGGVFFDVYSNLDIRSSNFTNNSARNGGSIYGDYSKININNTIFKNNTATYFGGSIYTNQIDIALNNNNFINNKATKAEDVYSQYSRSFTSKNNTQTNTNSIITNQITTTKKPQVIITNLNNTPITTIPSSYDLRKLNQVTSVKSQSGGGNCWSFATMGALESCILKATGISYDLSENNMKNIMALFSQSAWCISPNLGGYDEMPITYLINWYGPTDENNDPYIPEIIVSPQINNLIQINNVYGIPSRTNYTDNNEYKKAIMKYGAVYTDIYWLGSNVDNTHNSYYCHEKPEYTNHAVCIVGWDDNYNKNNFITPAPGNGAFIIKNSWGTSSGENGYYYVSYYDESILNTCDDIYGAGGFTFIINNTETYDKIYQYDVGGISNWLESNKYGNYSNEYISSGNELIKAFGTYVSDLTNNYTVSIYVNNVLKHTQKGLFTHLGYETVQVTKSINVKTNDKIKVVLELVSSSTVQIPISESKYTRIVSTTNSYVNGKTNSDSVACLKLYTSEINKSEVDAVVTKSNLTNTQLLINIHDTNGNSINTGTITIKENNTILKTVQVTSNQTYVDLGIKKGIHLITVCYNASNYAPSNTTLLLNIGATTINSDVLNSDLKNTTIKVVVRDSNNNLVNSGRVVIYNNNNLLTNTTLINGQAIIVLNLNAGTQTLNILYLDDNLYQSSNITQTITVKAIDTKMSVVAYSKLTTNSTIEVTVTDITGKLVTKGQVQIINQNGQVIKTGTINNGRVNITLTSLPTGRQQYTAKYTEGTIYGNSSYTVIITVKTTDTKTTVKAYSKLTTNSTIEVTVKDITGKLVTKGQVQIINQNGQVIKTGTINNGRVNITLTSLPTGRQQYTARYTEGTIYTQSQAGVIITVKTTDTKTTVKAYSKLTTNSTIEVTVTDITGKLVTKGQVQIINQNGQVMKTGTINNGRVNITLTSLPTGRQQYTARYTEGTIYTQSQAGVIITVKTTDTKISVDVYKKYTTNTSMQITVKDITGKLVTKGQIQIINQNGQVIKTGTINNGRVNITLTSLPTGSQKFIVKYTEGTIYTQSTYNITLTIIKDDTTTLTYKNIKTYNSNTTIDIRVNGGDNNQVTGKVQILNSRGRLLKSMTLKNGHAIITLGLPLGKQTLSIIYLGDKTHRLVNVSDTINVLNQTVKSYDSGNEIVLKKIITTSEKPDVEALGDDYQYVDDDGTYTITSSEILRVQRLDSLCQQIYGFMPKYTFFREEGSNIKYVIERSKWNVISRALNKYHVNKGFTAVNPPHALRITLKDKIRYYPVYYDSQEVIGGVRYTCGPTAMSMISQGLNKYNSERKLSNVYKTTRSEGTYESNIIKYSPSVNMTLIDIPDSKSAVISSIQSGAMVLWHIRGHYMNVIGYNSANDKFLCLNPSGPSHNIEAVQWASWNTMMKTDRPLKGYGFMKVVPKWYITSSLNSQVKNYYMNMGGKYTTPNNSEKLNTEDAVTYIV, from the coding sequence ATGAATAAAAAAATATTACTTACTTTATTAGTAATAATAATGTTTTTTAGTATTTCTTCTGTTTATGCAGTAGATAATTCTATAGATTCATCTAACACATATTCAAATTTAAATACTTTAAAACATACTGATACATACCAATCTTCCCTCATAGATAATATAAACGAAAATATATCATCTAAAACGGTAGAAAAAGAAATATCAGTAGAAACTAAAGAAAAAACAGAAAAATCTATAACAAAGAGTGATAATAAGTTAAATACCAATAACTATGTAGTTAACAAAAAATCAAGTGATACTCAAACTAAAGTAGATGTTATTTCCAAAGATACATCTACAAAAAAAGTAAATAAAACTTTGAAAACTACAGATAATTATTACTTCAATGCTTCTGTTACAAATGATGGTGATGGAAGTAAAGATAATCCATGGAAAACAATTAACCAATTAAATTTCAACAAGATTACAAATGGAAGTACTGTATATATATCCAATGGTAATTATAATGTAGATAATATTGATGTTAATATTGATGTTAATATTATTGGTGAAAATACCAATAAAACCATAATAAAAGGATATAATACATATGATGAAGTATTTAATTTTAATAAGCATACAACAATAACAAATATAACATTTACAAATTCAAGTACAAAAGTAATTTATAATACTGGTACACTTGAACTTAATAATTGTATTTTTAAAAATAACAATATAACATCATATGATGCATGTATAAAAAATAATGGAAAACTAACAGTGAATAATTGTTTATTTAACAATGTATCCTCACAAAAAAGTAGTGTTATTTATAATTCAGCAAGTAATTCCATTAACTTATATCTAAAAAACTCCATATTCACAAATAACAATGCATATAAAGGTATTGTATTGTTATATGGAAGTTGTGCTCAGTTATATAACACAACATTCAATAACAATAAAGCTACTATTATGGCCGGATGCATATATTTAGAGAAAAGTTCTATGAATGTTAATTTAAGTACTTTTATAAACAATTCTGTGCTTAAAGGTACTGGTGGTGTATTCTATGTTTATGATAGTGATTTATTTGTAAATAATTCAATATTTTCCAATAACTATGCATTATTTGGTGGTGTAGCAACATTTCTAAATGGTTCTGGTGATGGAGAAGAGATAACAGAATCAAAACACAACAGTACAATAATAAATTCTTCTTTCACAAACAACAAAGTATTATATGATGGAGGAGTATTCTTTGATGTATATTCAAATCTTGATATAAGATCATCTAATTTCACTAATAACTCTGCAAGAAATGGTGGAAGCATATATGGTGACTACTCAAAAATCAACATAAACAACACTATCTTCAAGAATAATACAGCCACATACTTTGGTGGAAGTATCTATACAAATCAGATAGATATTGCACTTAACAACAACAACTTCATAAATAACAAGGCAACAAAAGCAGAAGATGTCTACTCACAATATTCTAGAAGTTTTACCTCAAAAAACAACACACAAACAAATACTAATTCAATAATAACAAATCAAATAACAACCACTAAAAAACCACAAGTAATTATCACTAACCTAAATAATACACCAATTACAACAATACCTTCAAGTTATGATTTAAGAAAATTAAATCAAGTAACAAGTGTTAAAAGTCAAAGTGGTGGGGGTAACTGTTGGTCATTTGCAACAATGGGTGCTCTTGAATCATGTATTCTTAAAGCAACAGGTATTTCATATGATTTATCTGAGAATAACATGAAAAATATAATGGCACTATTTTCACAATCAGCATGGTGCATATCACCAAATTTAGGTGGATATGATGAAATGCCAATAACATATCTAATAAATTGGTATGGACCTACAGATGAAAATAATGATCCATATATACCAGAGATTATAGTATCTCCTCAAATTAACAATTTAATACAAATAAATAATGTGTATGGAATTCCAAGTAGAACAAATTATACTGATAATAATGAATATAAAAAAGCTATAATGAAGTATGGAGCAGTATATACTGATATTTATTGGCTTGGTTCAAATGTAGATAATACTCATAATTCATATTATTGTCATGAAAAACCAGAATATACTAATCATGCAGTTTGTATAGTTGGATGGGATGATAATTATAATAAAAATAACTTCATAACTCCAGCACCAGGAAATGGTGCATTTATTATTAAAAATAGTTGGGGTACAAGTTCTGGTGAAAATGGATATTATTATGTATCATACTATGATGAAAGTATATTAAATACATGTGATGATATATATGGTGCTGGTGGATTTACATTCATAATCAACAACACAGAAACTTATGATAAAATATACCAATATGATGTTGGTGGAATAAGTAACTGGCTTGAATCCAATAAATATGGAAATTATTCTAATGAATATATATCCTCTGGTAATGAATTAATAAAAGCATTTGGTACATATGTAAGTGATTTAACTAATAATTATACTGTAAGTATCTATGTGAATAATGTATTAAAACATACACAAAAAGGATTATTCACACATCTTGGATATGAAACAGTACAAGTTACAAAATCAATTAATGTAAAAACTAACGATAAAATAAAAGTAGTTCTAGAATTAGTATCATCTTCAACAGTACAAATTCCAATATCTGAAAGTAAATATACAAGAATAGTTTCAACAACTAATTCATATGTTAATGGTAAAACTAATTCAGATAGTGTAGCTTGTCTTAAATTATATACTTCAGAAATTAATAAATCAGAAGTAGATGCAGTTGTTACTAAATCTAACCTAACAAATACACAACTATTAATAAATATCCATGATACTAATGGTAATTCAATAAACACTGGTACAATAACTATAAAAGAAAATAACACAATATTAAAAACAGTACAAGTTACAAGTAATCAAACTTATGTTGATTTAGGAATTAAAAAAGGAATACATCTTATTACAGTATGTTATAATGCAAGTAATTATGCACCATCAAATACAACTTTATTGTTAAATATTGGGGCAACTACAATTAATTCTGATGTATTAAATAGTGATCTTAAAAATACTACAATAAAGGTAGTTGTAAGAGATTCTAACAATAACTTAGTAAATAGTGGTAGAGTTGTAATTTATAATAACAATAACTTATTAACAAACACTACACTTATAAATGGACAGGCAATTATTGTTTTAAATCTAAATGCAGGAACACAAACACTAAATATATTATATTTAGATGATAATTTATATCAATCATCAAATATAACCCAGACAATAACAGTTAAAGCAATAGACACTAAAATGTCAGTAGTGGCTTATAGTAAATTAACAACAAACTCAACAATAGAAGTAACAGTAACAGATATAACAGGAAAACTAGTGACAAAAGGACAAGTACAAATAATAAACCAGAATGGACAAGTAATAAAAACAGGAACAATAAACAATGGAAGAGTAAATATAACACTAACATCACTACCAACAGGACGCCAACAATACACAGCAAAATACACAGAAGGAACAATATATGGTAATTCATCATATACAGTAATAATAACAGTAAAAACAACAGATACTAAAACAACAGTAAAAGCATACTCAAAACTAACAACAAACTCAACAATAGAAGTAACAGTAAAAGACATAACAGGAAAATTAGTGACAAAAGGACAAGTACAAATAATAAACCAGAATGGACAAGTAATAAAAACAGGAACAATAAACAATGGAAGAGTAAATATAACACTAACATCACTACCAACAGGACGCCAACAATACACAGCAAGATACACAGAAGGAACAATATACACACAATCACAAGCAGGAGTAATAATAACAGTAAAAACAACAGATACTAAAACAACAGTAAAAGCATACTCAAAACTAACAACAAACTCAACAATAGAAGTAACAGTAACAGATATAACAGGAAAACTAGTGACAAAAGGACAAGTACAAATAATAAACCAGAATGGACAAGTAATGAAAACAGGAACAATAAATAATGGAAGAGTAAATATAACATTAACATCACTACCAACAGGACGCCAACAATACACAGCAAGATACACAGAAGGAACAATATACACACAATCACAAGCAGGAGTAATAATAACAGTAAAAACAACAGATACTAAAATATCAGTTGATGTTTATAAAAAATACACTACTAATACTTCAATGCAAATAACAGTAAAAGACATAACAGGAAAACTAGTGACAAAAGGACAAATACAGATAATAAACCAGAATGGACAAGTAATAAAAACAGGAACAATAAATAATGGAAGAGTAAATATAACATTAACATCACTACCAACAGGATCTCAAAAATTTATTGTAAAATACACAGAAGGAACAATATACACACAATCAACATATAATATAACATTAACGATAATAAAAGATGACACAACAACCCTTACATACAAAAATATTAAAACATATAATAGTAATACAACAATTGATATTCGAGTAAATGGTGGAGATAATAATCAAGTAACTGGTAAAGTTCAAATACTTAATAGTAGGGGTAGATTATTAAAATCCATGACTTTAAAGAATGGTCATGCAATAATTACTCTTGGATTACCTTTAGGTAAACAGACTTTAAGTATAATATATCTTGGAGATAAAACTCATAGATTAGTTAATGTTTCAGATACAATAAATGTTTTAAATCAAACTGTAAAAAGTTATGATAGTGGAAATGAAATTGTTCTTAAAAAAATCATAACTACTAGTGAAAAACCTGATGTTGAAGCATTAGGTGATGATTATCAATATGTTGATGATGATGGAACATACACTATTACAAGTAGTGAAATACTTAGAGTACAGAGATTAGATTCTCTTTGTCAACAAATTTATGGTTTCATGCCTAAATATACCTTCTTTAGAGAGGAAGGCAGTAATATCAAGTATGTTATTGAAAGAAGTAAGTGGAATGTAATATCAAGAGCATTGAATAAATATCATGTAAATAAGGGATTTACTGCAGTGAACCCTCCACATGCACTTAGAATAACATTAAAAGATAAAATTAGATATTATCCAGTATATTATGATTCTCAGGAAGTTATTGGTGGAGTAAGATATACTTGTGGTCCTACAGCTATGAGTATGATAAGCCAAGGATTAAATAAATATAACAGTGAAAGAAAACTATCAAATGTATATAAGACTACAAGGTCAGAGGGTACATATGAAAGTAATATTATTAAATATTCACCTTCTGTTAACATGACTTTAATTGATATTCCTGATAGTAAATCTGCAGTTATTAGTAGTATTCAATCTGGTGCAATGGTTTTATGGCATATTCGTGGTCATTACATGAATGTTATTGGTTATAACTCAGCAAATGATAAGTTTTTATGTTTAAATCCTTCAGGACCAAGTCATAATATTGAAGCAGTACAATGGGCTTCTTGGAATACTATGATGAAAACTGACAGACCTCTTAAGGGATATGGATTTATGAAAGTAGTACCTAAGTGGTATATAACCAGTTCCTTAAATTCACAGGTAAAAAACTATTATATGAATATGGGCGGTAAATATACTACTCCTAATAATAGTGAAAAACTTAATACAGAGGATGCTGTGACTTATATTGTATAA
- a CDS encoding pseudomurein-binding repeat-containing protein, whose product MNNKRLSLLLFLIIVFVSIMSVSAADAGNSSNSNFHKIQIDSNTQNTIDNNTNYYKSNDNLNKNDNNNLKNQYTKQEKNENNTYTKNNNLEDKDVYNTLNNVENYDINSNLNNSETITNMVSNSSNKDNISIDLPNYSAYAGKVIIINATIKTKNGTPLNLAKAAFKVNGNTKAHLNVTNGKLIYAFKIPQWSAKKYNLTLVVGETKTTNSLSKNSTLTLYKLNTTINTPYLTFSQKDKVSYVNATIKDQLNRTVYTGNTSIKINGITIGHYNTSNGIINFNFTQTNKLGTQNLTIIYGENTFFNSAISQTKIRIINTTIHTYTYSQILEAANRVKNFKDKNKRLPTWVVINNNDVTMVDFLYLMCQSLHSNDSLSEGNFGRPSVVKENIITGNIYKDEYLNLSKEISQYISNYGVAQGYIKTSLGTLMLNSTIDGFSRALAYTYNHNGVLPNYISYNQSTYPITTNTTGNTTTNTTDPYLLPTYNCQSNDAVIISLSKNLTKGCTSVLSKATNIFNYVRDYIKYDQYENTRYGAVKTLSRKLGNCCDQAHLLVALLRAANIRAGYAHAECQFNSGIKGHVWAKIYLNNEWVDADPTSRYNSIGNTKSNTIISWRIKLTSEILF is encoded by the coding sequence TTGAATAATAAAAGATTATCATTATTGCTGTTTCTCATAATAGTCTTTGTTTCAATAATGTCTGTAAGTGCAGCAGATGCTGGAAATTCTTCCAATAGTAATTTCCATAAGATCCAAATCGATTCAAATACTCAAAACACTATTGATAACAATACAAATTATTATAAAAGCAACGATAATCTTAATAAAAATGATAATAATAATTTAAAAAATCAATATACAAAACAGGAAAAAAATGAAAATAACACATATACTAAAAATAATAATTTAGAAGATAAAGATGTTTATAACACATTGAATAATGTGGAAAATTATGATATAAATAGTAACTTAAATAACTCTGAGACAATAACCAACATGGTTTCAAATTCTTCTAATAAAGATAATATCTCAATAGATCTTCCTAATTATTCTGCATATGCTGGTAAAGTTATAATTATTAATGCAACAATAAAAACTAAAAATGGTACTCCACTTAACTTAGCTAAAGCTGCTTTCAAAGTCAATGGAAATACAAAAGCACATTTAAATGTAACTAATGGTAAATTAATCTATGCTTTTAAAATACCACAATGGAGTGCAAAAAAATATAATCTAACATTAGTAGTTGGTGAAACAAAAACTACCAATTCTTTAAGTAAAAATAGTACCTTAACATTATATAAGTTAAATACAACAATAAATACTCCTTACTTAACTTTTTCACAAAAAGATAAAGTAAGTTATGTTAATGCAACTATAAAAGATCAATTGAATAGAACTGTTTACACAGGTAATACATCTATTAAAATTAATGGAATAACTATAGGTCATTATAATACAAGTAATGGAATAATTAACTTTAATTTTACACAGACAAACAAATTAGGAACTCAAAATCTAACTATAATCTATGGAGAAAATACATTTTTCAATTCTGCAATATCACAAACGAAAATTCGTATTATAAATACAACAATACACACATATACATATAGTCAAATATTAGAAGCAGCAAATAGAGTTAAAAATTTTAAAGATAAAAATAAACGATTACCAACATGGGTTGTAATAAATAACAATGATGTGACAATGGTTGATTTTCTATATTTAATGTGCCAATCCTTACATTCCAATGATTCATTATCAGAAGGAAACTTTGGAAGACCTTCTGTAGTTAAAGAAAATATAATCACTGGAAATATATATAAAGATGAATATTTAAATTTATCTAAAGAAATATCACAATATATATCAAATTATGGAGTAGCACAAGGCTATATAAAAACATCCCTTGGAACATTAATGCTAAATTCGACAATTGATGGATTCTCAAGAGCATTAGCTTATACATATAATCATAATGGTGTACTACCAAATTATATATCTTATAATCAAAGTACATATCCTATAACTACTAACACAACAGGTAACACAACAACCAATACAACAGATCCATATCTCTTACCAACATATAATTGTCAATCAAATGATGCTGTAATAATTAGTTTATCTAAAAATTTAACTAAAGGTTGCACATCAGTACTTTCAAAAGCAACAAATATTTTCAATTATGTTAGAGATTATATTAAGTATGATCAATATGAGAATACAAGATATGGTGCTGTAAAAACATTAAGTCGTAAATTAGGAAATTGTTGTGATCAAGCACATTTATTAGTAGCACTCTTAAGAGCAGCAAATATTAGAGCAGGTTATGCTCATGCAGAATGTCAATTTAACTCAGGAATCAAAGGTCATGTATGGGCTAAAATATATTTAAACAATGAATGGGTTGATGCTGATCCAACAAGTCGTTATAATTCTATAGGTAATACAAAAAGTAATACTATTATATCTTGGAGAATAAAATTAACTTCTGAAATTTTATTCTAA
- a CDS encoding stage II sporulation protein M: protein MKEIFTIDYIKSYISRNANYFIISIIIFLISALLGFYFNNYFNNILPDHFRMATSIIDEISVDFRDIFIHNIFIDLSVVFNGFLFSIDSIITTVLNGVLLGYAFSRVNTILFVVGITPHGIFEIPSSIIAMGGSLIATRWEIHMLNSIISKKHTFREEFKKYKYMLKDILATVIYVFILLIIAAAIESTITPLLLSIVSV from the coding sequence TTGAAAGAAATATTTACAATAGATTATATAAAAAGTTACATATCACGTAATGCAAATTATTTTATAATTTCAATTATAATATTTCTAATATCAGCATTATTAGGTTTTTATTTTAATAATTATTTTAATAATATATTACCCGACCATTTTCGTATGGCAACAAGTATCATTGATGAAATTAGTGTGGATTTTAGAGATATATTTATACATAACATATTCATTGATTTATCTGTTGTTTTTAATGGATTTTTATTTTCAATAGATTCAATTATAACAACAGTTTTAAATGGAGTACTACTTGGATATGCTTTCTCAAGAGTTAACACAATATTGTTTGTTGTTGGAATTACACCACATGGAATCTTTGAAATACCATCAAGTATCATAGCAATGGGTGGCTCATTAATAGCAACTAGATGGGAAATTCACATGTTAAACTCCATTATCTCAAAAAAACATACATTTCGTGAAGAATTTAAAAAATATAAATATATGTTAAAGGATATACTAGCCACTGTTATTTATGTTTTTATTTTATTAATTATAGCTGCTGCTATTGAATCTACAATAACACCTCTACTATTATCAATAGTATCAGTATAA
- a CDS encoding PepSY domain-containing protein, producing MIKKIIPLVLILFIIGIFSAAYITNGTNSNSSNNNVMGSIDDNLLNTAVSDGSDNFYDKIIEKENLNLKNNFITNTLSKKTSNSIVYAKDTNKPLSHNMYSNNITLLNGTSKISTCITPNQAIQIANTQYPNLKFTKVYVSDRTDYPVYIVETEDGVSIEVDYTHGKVTGGYSSTEVPNAVVNANETDNPLNQDMYNDNITVTGNNTFRTSITPNQAIHIANTQYPNLKFTKVYVSDRTDYPVYIVETEDGVSIEVDYTHGKVTGGYSSTEVPNAVVNANETDNPLNQDMYNDNITVTGNNTFRTSITPNQAIHIANTQYPNLKFTKVYVSDRTDYPVYIVETEDGVSIEVDYTHGKVTGGYSSTEVSEDNLNITNSSVNNTLAQQNNISQNILNNNSQINTSLINNPLTNNSILNYFK from the coding sequence ATGATAAAAAAAATAATACCTCTTGTACTTATATTATTTATTATTGGAATTTTTTCAGCAGCTTATATAACTAATGGTACAAATTCTAATTCAAGTAATAATAATGTTATGGGAAGTATTGATGATAATTTACTTAATACTGCAGTATCTGATGGATCAGATAACTTTTATGATAAAATTATAGAAAAAGAAAACTTAAATTTAAAAAACAACTTTATAACAAACACTCTATCTAAAAAAACATCAAACTCAATAGTTTATGCTAAAGACACAAATAAACCATTATCTCATAATATGTATTCTAATAATATCACATTATTAAATGGAACATCAAAAATTTCAACATGTATTACACCAAACCAAGCTATACAAATAGCTAACACACAATACCCAAACCTAAAATTCACAAAAGTTTATGTTAGTGATAGAACAGACTATCCAGTATACATAGTTGAAACAGAAGATGGAGTAAGTATTGAAGTGGATTATACACATGGAAAAGTTACAGGAGGATACTCATCAACCGAAGTTCCAAATGCAGTAGTAAATGCTAATGAAACAGACAATCCATTAAACCAAGATATGTACAATGATAACATTACAGTTACAGGAAACAATACATTCAGAACAAGTATTACACCAAACCAAGCTATACACATAGCTAACACACAATACCCAAACCTAAAATTCACAAAAGTTTATGTTAGTGATAGAACAGACTATCCAGTATACATAGTTGAAACAGAAGATGGAGTAAGTATTGAAGTGGATTATACACATGGAAAAGTTACAGGAGGATACTCATCAACCGAAGTTCCAAATGCAGTAGTAAATGCTAATGAAACAGACAATCCATTAAACCAAGATATGTACAATGATAACATTACAGTTACAGGAAACAATACATTCAGAACAAGTATTACACCAAACCAAGCTATACACATAGCTAACACACAATACCCAAACCTAAAATTCACAAAAGTTTATGTTAGTGATAGAACAGACTATCCAGTATACATAGTTGAAACAGAAGATGGAGTAAGTATTGAAGTGGATTATACACATGGAAAAGTTACAGGAGGATACTCATCAACCGAAGTTTCAGAAGATAATTTAAATATAACAAATTCTTCTGTAAATAACACTCTAGCTCAACAAAACAATATCTCACAGAATATTCTAAACAACAACAGTCAAATAAATACATCCTTAATTAATAATCCATTAACAAACAACAGTATACTAAACTACTTCAAATAA
- a CDS encoding uroporphyrinogen decarboxylase family protein, whose product MDLIDNLANAFAGKEVEKVPAASIVSVALMEGMEKTGAGFPESHTNAEKMVALGESAHKYAGVESINLPFDLAIEAEAMGCTVDLRDANEHIPEITASPFFDDLSGVELCDDFLSNGRIPVVAEACQIAREKYPDVPLISGQIGPFTLLGQIVGIEYLMKCLATNPNEVKVAVNKCADAVIEVVKAYNELDVQGDCMYEPSIAADLLPPEMFDEIVKYPLKRIADAADFNIVLHVCGDTTPILEHTLDLGYNGFSFEDCVNVKEANKIKYDLKSNTQLVGNVATDSLFKGDFESIREESFRALDRGIDILGSSCCVPPGTPLKAMEVLVKARDEYYELGKQETRFKNEKALSWTPSYIDVPLPVANCHNMPEHEERKIKI is encoded by the coding sequence ATGGATTTAATCGATAATTTAGCAAATGCCTTTGCAGGAAAAGAAGTAGAAAAAGTACCAGCAGCAAGTATTGTATCTGTTGCATTAATGGAAGGTATGGAAAAAACTGGTGCAGGTTTTCCAGAATCACACACAAATGCTGAAAAAATGGTTGCATTAGGTGAAAGTGCACATAAATATGCTGGTGTAGAAAGTATAAATTTACCATTCGATTTAGCAATTGAAGCAGAAGCAATGGGATGTACAGTTGACTTAAGAGATGCAAATGAACATATTCCAGAAATTACAGCTTCACCATTCTTTGATGATCTAAGTGGTGTTGAATTATGTGATGACTTCTTATCTAATGGAAGAATTCCTGTAGTTGCAGAAGCTTGTCAAATAGCTCGAGAAAAATATCCTGATGTTCCATTAATATCTGGTCAAATTGGACCTTTTACATTACTTGGTCAAATAGTAGGTATTGAATATTTAATGAAATGTCTAGCAACAAATCCAAATGAAGTTAAAGTAGCTGTAAATAAATGTGCAGATGCAGTAATTGAAGTAGTTAAAGCATATAATGAATTGGATGTTCAAGGAGATTGTATGTATGAACCATCTATTGCAGCAGATTTATTACCACCAGAAATGTTTGATGAGATTGTAAAATATCCTTTAAAAAGAATAGCAGATGCAGCAGATTTCAACATAGTATTACATGTATGTGGAGATACCACACCTATACTTGAACATACACTTGACTTAGGATACAATGGATTTTCATTTGAAGACTGTGTAAATGTAAAAGAAGCAAATAAAATAAAATATGATTTGAAAAGTAATACCCAATTAGTAGGAAACGTAGCAACTGACTCCTTATTTAAAGGAGACTTTGAAAGTATTCGTGAAGAATCATTCAGAGCATTAGATCGTGGAATTGATATACTTGGTTCATCCTGTTGTGTACCACCAGGAACTCCATTAAAAGCAATGGAAGTTCTAGTTAAAGCTAGAGATGAATATTATGAATTAGGTAAACAAGAAACTAGATTTAAAAATGAAAAAGCTCTATCATGGACACCATCATACATTGATGTTCCATTACCAGTTGCTAACTGTCATAATATGCCAGAACATGAAGAAAGAAAAATTAAAATATAG
- a CDS encoding pyridoxamine 5'-phosphate oxidase family protein produces MSSREKVYEYMNKCGVLYLATINNNKPKLRPLGFRMMVDGQIYFLTGTFKQVYNQMIRNNNIEFLGHNGSEFIRYYGKVIFDEDEDKSLLKKAFEKMPMLEKTYGADSDLKPAIFHISKATAEIRNAAGIIESYDFLD; encoded by the coding sequence ATGTCAAGTAGAGAAAAAGTATATGAATATATGAATAAATGTGGCGTATTATATTTAGCAACAATAAATAATAATAAACCAAAATTAAGACCACTTGGTTTTAGAATGATGGTTGATGGCCAAATATATTTTTTAACTGGAACATTCAAACAAGTATATAATCAAATGATAAGAAATAACAATATTGAATTTTTAGGACATAATGGTTCTGAATTTATTAGATATTATGGAAAGGTCATATTTGATGAAGATGAAGATAAAAGTTTACTAAAAAAAGCATTTGAAAAAATGCCAATGCTTGAAAAAACATATGGTGCAGATAGTGATTTGAAACCTGCAATATTTCATATTTCCAAGGCAACTGCAGAGATAAGAAATGCTGCAGGAATTATAGAATCATATGACTTTTTAGATTAG